One Mesotoga sp. BH458_6_3_2_1 genomic window, AACTTCTTCTCTTAATCTCTTCATGAAACAAGAAGATTCTTTGTTTAGCTTATTCCACTCTTCTAAGGTGTAGATCATAAGATCGACCGGAACTGGTAACATTGACAAATCCCATTCTGTTCCTCGCTTCCCAAAAGGAGCTTTGGAGTCTTCAACTATGACAATCAAATCAAGGTCGCCTCCCACTCCATTGTCGCCCCGGGCGTAGGAACCGAAGTAACCGATGCTAAGAATGTTGGAATCTCGCTTCAACG contains:
- a CDS encoding nucleotidyltransferase domain-containing protein; translated protein: MPVRLLNSSIMKWPSKEAVVDSLLKWSETLKRDSNILSIGYFGSYARGDNGVGGDLDLIVIVEDSKAPFGKRGTEWDLSMLPVPVDLMIYTLEEWNKLNKESSCFMKRLREEVEWVFMTNH